A region from the Flavobacterium enshiense genome encodes:
- the sucD gene encoding succinate--CoA ligase subunit alpha: MSVLVNKNSKIIVQGFTGSEGTFHASQMIEYGTNVVGGVTPGKGGSQHLDRPVFNTVKDAVVQAGADTSIIFVPPAFAADAIMEAADAGIKVIICITEGIPVADMIKAYDYIKGKNCRLVGPNCPGVITPGEAKVGIMPGFVFKQGSVGIVSKSGTLTYEAADQVAKQGLGVTTAIGIGGDPIIGTTTREAVELLMNDPETEIIIMIGEIGGQLEADAARWIKADGNRKPVVGFIAGETAPKGRTMGHAGAIVGGADDTAEAKKRIMRENGIHVVDSPAEIGKKVAEVLAVLK, translated from the coding sequence ATGAGTGTTTTAGTTAATAAAAATTCTAAAATAATTGTTCAGGGATTCACAGGAAGTGAAGGTACTTTCCATGCTTCTCAAATGATCGAATACGGAACAAACGTTGTAGGTGGTGTAACTCCGGGAAAAGGTGGTTCTCAACACTTAGACCGTCCGGTTTTTAATACTGTAAAAGATGCGGTAGTTCAAGCTGGAGCTGATACTTCTATCATTTTCGTTCCGCCTGCTTTCGCTGCAGATGCGATTATGGAAGCTGCAGACGCAGGTATCAAAGTAATTATTTGTATCACAGAAGGTATTCCAGTTGCTGATATGATTAAAGCTTATGATTATATTAAAGGTAAAAACTGTCGTTTAGTAGGTCCTAACTGTCCGGGCGTAATCACTCCGGGTGAAGCTAAAGTTGGTATCATGCCAGGTTTCGTTTTCAAACAAGGTTCAGTAGGTATCGTTTCTAAATCGGGAACTTTAACATATGAAGCTGCTGATCAGGTTGCAAAACAAGGATTAGGAGTAACTACAGCTATCGGTATCGGTGGAGATCCAATCATCGGAACTACTACAAGAGAAGCTGTTGAATTATTAATGAACGATCCTGAAACTGAAATCATCATCATGATTGGTGAAATCGGAGGTCAGTTAGAAGCAGATGCTGCTCGTTGGATTAAAGCTGACGGAAACAGAAAACCAGTTGTAGGTTTCATCGCTGGAGAAACTGCTCCAAAAGGACGTACAATGGGTCACGCTGGTGCTATCGTTGGTGGTGCTGATGATACAGCAGAAGCTAAAAAACGTATCATGAGAGAAAATGGTATTCACGTTGTGGATTCACCTGCTGAAATTGGTAAAAAAGTTGCTGAAGTTTTAGCAGTTTTGAAATAA
- a CDS encoding nuclear transport factor 2 family protein → MTAKAIVTEFYHSGSLRSKEILQRFLHDELDFHWHSSKGFLQLNKSDLIELSCEMERSYTSSRINISHVLQDDNMVTVRFTYYVTPIETPSEETVLAHFVTIWEVKEDKLFRGYQMSQLG, encoded by the coding sequence ATGACGGCTAAAGCAATAGTTACGGAATTCTATCATTCCGGATCGCTAAGAAGTAAAGAAATCCTTCAACGATTTCTTCATGATGAATTGGATTTTCATTGGCACAGTTCCAAAGGATTTCTGCAATTAAATAAAAGTGATTTGATTGAATTATCTTGTGAAATGGAACGTTCATATACTTCATCACGTATAAACATAAGTCATGTTTTACAGGATGATAATATGGTTACTGTCAGATTCACTTATTATGTAACACCCATTGAAACGCCTTCGGAAGAAACAGTTTTGGCACATTTTGTTACTATTTGGGAAGTTAAAGAGGATAAGCTATTCCGTGGTTATCAAATGAGCCAGTTAGGTTAA
- a CDS encoding polyphosphate polymerase domain-containing protein has product MFKKFINQLSLLNPVSLTELEAVSLLNRTDSKYTLRSEDLLKIVPCLVEHYNVLEINGTRIFSYENNYFDTPDLQFFKDHHNGYVNRIKVRSRRYVESDMCFFEIKKKEKVDRTNKHRELIPYMISDIDEFRKNLIQEYSRKVIDEITLILKNNFNRITLVNNQFTERVTIDMNLHFMDDEHDIKFKKIAIIEIKQSKNTNSSPLTTFLKYNNIREQSISKYIYGVITLIPNVKKNNFMPILKKINKLQR; this is encoded by the coding sequence ATGTTTAAAAAATTTATTAACCAGCTTTCTTTACTCAACCCGGTTTCCCTTACGGAACTGGAAGCTGTTTCTCTGTTAAACAGGACCGACAGTAAGTACACGCTCAGAAGTGAAGATTTGCTGAAAATAGTTCCTTGTCTGGTCGAACATTATAATGTTTTGGAAATTAACGGGACAAGAATTTTTTCATACGAAAACAATTATTTTGATACGCCTGATTTGCAGTTTTTCAAGGACCATCACAATGGATATGTCAACCGGATCAAAGTGAGAAGCAGAAGGTATGTAGAATCGGATATGTGCTTTTTTGAAATTAAAAAGAAAGAAAAAGTCGATCGTACTAACAAACACAGAGAACTTATACCTTATATGATTTCTGATATCGATGAATTCAGAAAAAATCTTATTCAGGAATACAGTCGAAAAGTTATTGATGAAATAACTCTAATCTTAAAAAATAATTTTAACCGAATTACATTGGTTAACAATCAATTTACAGAAAGGGTTACGATTGACATGAACCTGCATTTTATGGATGATGAACACGATATTAAATTTAAAAAAATTGCAATAATTGAAATAAAGCAATCAAAAAACACAAATTCATCACCGCTGACCACTTTCTTGAAATACAATAACATCAGAGAACAAAGTATCAGCAAATACATCTACGGCGTAATTACATTAATTCCTAATGTGAAAAAAAACAATTTTATGCCAATACTAAAAAAGATAAATAAACTTCAGCGATGA
- a CDS encoding DUF4956 domain-containing protein has product MMETIETDDNLIGILSLNDFIIRSIIDFVAVVVLVALIYYPKHKNKDFIFTFILFNVVNFMICCLLGAAKIKIGFAFGLFAMFSIIRYRTIAISIKDMGYFFVCVALGMLNSLATINDGFVLLIICNAIVLLLTFVMERLDFLKNENAKEIVYDKVEFIKPEYKEQLLEDLNNRTGLNIHRVEIVSIDYLKDTALLKAYYYAKESEFVLPKSDNDD; this is encoded by the coding sequence ATGATGGAAACAATTGAAACAGACGATAATTTAATAGGTATTTTAAGCCTGAATGATTTTATTATTCGTTCAATCATAGATTTTGTTGCTGTGGTTGTACTCGTTGCTCTTATATACTATCCTAAACATAAAAATAAAGACTTCATATTCACATTCATTTTGTTTAATGTTGTAAATTTTATGATATGTTGTTTGCTTGGTGCAGCAAAAATTAAAATAGGATTTGCATTTGGTCTTTTTGCCATGTTTTCTATTATCCGATACCGAACTATCGCGATTTCAATAAAAGACATGGGGTATTTCTTCGTATGTGTGGCGTTGGGAATGTTAAATTCGCTTGCAACCATTAATGATGGTTTCGTACTATTAATAATTTGTAATGCTATAGTTCTGCTCCTTACCTTCGTAATGGAACGTCTTGATTTCCTAAAAAACGAAAATGCGAAAGAAATAGTTTATGACAAAGTTGAATTCATTAAACCGGAATACAAAGAACAGCTTTTAGAGGATTTAAATAACCGTACGGGATTAAATATTCATAGAGTAGAAATTGTTTCTATTGATTATTTAAAAGATACTGCATTATTGAAAGCCTACTATTATGCAAAAGAAAGCGAATTTGTATTACCAAAATCCGACAATGATGATTAA
- a CDS encoding DUF2490 domain-containing protein, giving the protein MQKKANLYYQNPTMMIKKENLLLFFILFSTLEGFCQNYTDWQYRLIPGVSYRFNDRWKVSGEYRYSVQKDFQEFRSSAVEASVQYNFTPELSIEPGYRFTTSHITDAHRLFAALKYDKDFGAISLFGAIKYQWSTGSFNERYMNDFKEPVQMVREKIGIDYNIPKSKLSFNAHVEIFLKLADDDPIKYNRTRYNIGSDYKFKYGNKLGLSVFYDDKYDPEKNDRFVLETKYTLSIDDMIKKIKKDKAEKAKRDADSTQP; this is encoded by the coding sequence ATGCAAAAGAAAGCGAATTTGTATTACCAAAATCCGACAATGATGATTAAAAAAGAGAACCTGCTTTTATTCTTCATACTGTTTAGCACTTTGGAAGGTTTTTGCCAAAACTACACTGACTGGCAATATCGATTGATTCCGGGGGTAAGTTACAGATTCAATGACCGTTGGAAGGTTTCCGGTGAATACCGTTATTCCGTCCAAAAGGATTTTCAGGAATTCCGCTCCAGTGCGGTTGAAGCTTCCGTTCAGTATAATTTTACACCAGAACTGAGTATTGAACCTGGATACCGTTTTACCACCTCTCACATAACGGATGCGCACCGCCTCTTCGCCGCCTTAAAATACGATAAAGACTTTGGCGCTATCAGTTTGTTTGGTGCTATTAAATACCAGTGGTCAACAGGAAGTTTTAACGAGCGCTATATGAATGATTTTAAAGAGCCTGTGCAGATGGTTCGTGAAAAAATTGGTATTGACTATAACATACCCAAATCAAAATTATCTTTCAATGCGCATGTTGAGATTTTTTTAAAGTTAGCCGATGATGATCCGATTAAATACAACAGAACCCGTTACAATATAGGAAGTGATTACAAATTCAAATACGGAAATAAGTTAGGATTATCCGTTTTTTATGATGATAAATATGATCCTGAAAAAAATGACCGATTTGTACTTGAAACGAAATACACTTTGTCGATTGATGATATGATTAAAAAAATTAAAAAGGACAAAGCAGAAAAAGCAAAAAGAGACGCTGATTCAACACAACCATAA
- the fabG gene encoding 3-oxoacyl-[acyl-carrier-protein] reductase, protein MKLLEGKTAIITGASRGIGRGIAEVFAKNGANVAFTYSSSAAAAQELENELTALGVKAKGYQSNAADFNEAQKLVDDVIAEFGNVDILINNAGITKDNLLMRITEEDFDTVIDVNLKSVFNMTKAVQKIMLKNRAGSIINMSSVVGVKGNAGQTNYAASKAGVIGFSKSVALELGSRNIRCNVIAPGFIETEMTAKLNEDVVKGWRESIPLKRGGSPEDVANVCVFLSCDMSAYVTGQVLNVDGGMLT, encoded by the coding sequence ATGAAATTACTGGAAGGAAAAACCGCTATCATTACGGGCGCTAGTAGAGGAATCGGGAGAGGAATTGCCGAAGTTTTTGCTAAAAACGGAGCTAATGTAGCTTTCACGTACAGTTCGTCTGCAGCTGCTGCACAGGAATTAGAAAATGAATTAACTGCTTTAGGAGTTAAGGCTAAAGGATACCAGTCAAATGCTGCTGATTTTAATGAAGCTCAAAAGTTAGTTGATGATGTTATCGCTGAGTTCGGAAACGTTGATATTTTAATTAACAACGCCGGAATTACAAAAGATAACCTTTTAATGAGAATCACAGAAGAAGATTTTGATACGGTTATCGATGTAAACTTAAAATCTGTTTTCAATATGACCAAAGCTGTTCAGAAAATCATGTTAAAAAACAGAGCCGGTTCTATCATTAATATGAGTTCTGTTGTAGGCGTGAAAGGAAATGCAGGACAAACAAACTATGCGGCTTCTAAAGCAGGTGTTATCGGTTTTTCAAAATCTGTAGCATTGGAATTAGGTTCACGTAACATTCGTTGTAATGTAATCGCTCCAGGTTTCATTGAAACAGAAATGACTGCAAAATTAAATGAAGACGTGGTTAAAGGATGGAGAGAAAGTATTCCTTTAAAACGTGGTGGTTCTCCTGAAGATGTTGCTAATGTGTGTGTATTCCTATCATGCGATATGAGTGCTTATGTTACCGGACAGGTTCTCAATGTTGATGGGGGAATGCTAACCTAA